The window CAGACATACAGGCGATTTCTCTGTATTCCGCGTGTACATGAGTAAGGATGGTAAACCTGCTAACTATAACGCAGACAATGTGCCCTTCAAGCCCAAGCATTTTCTTCCAGTCAGCATCAAGGGGTTCAAGGATGGTGATTACTCAATGATCTTTGGTTACCCCGGTAGCACCAACCGTTATGAAACCTCTTTTGGTGTAAAGCTGAGTACAGATATCAACAACCCTACTTTGGTGAAGCTCCGCGATATGCGCCTCAAATACATGTTTGAGGAAATGAAGAAAAGTGAAGCTACCAAACTGCAACTCGCTTCTGAATATGCCAGCATTGCTAACTATTGGAAGTTTTATGATGGTGAAACCAAGCAGTTGCTAAAGTTTGACACTTATGGTGAGAAACAAAAAGCAGAAGCTGCATTCATCAGCTGGGCCAAGGGCAAACCTGAATATGAAAATATTTTCGCTGATTATGAAAAGAACTATCAGGAATGGCGCCCTTATGCTGCCCACAGACAATACATGATTGAAGGTATTACCGGATGCAGACTCATTGGTGCTGCTGCAGCATGGCAAAATCTTGAAGCATTACTGAAACGCAAAGATTATAAGCCAGAAGAAGTAGAGCGTATGGTAAAAGCTGCCGATGCCGGCAGAAAGAATTATCTGGCGAATAACAACCTGAAAGCTGACCAAAATATCCTTGCAGCAGCGGTGATGATGTTCTACAGTGATATCGACAAGAGCCAACATCCTGAAGGGTTCTATGATAATCTATTCAAACAGTTTAACAGCATTGAAGCAAGCCCTTATAAAGCTTTTGCTGCCGATGTATTCAGCAATAGCATGATGACAGATAACAGCAAATGGGCAGCCTTCATGGCCAAACCCAATTTGGATGCTTTGATGAATGACCCTGCATATAAAGTAGTAAGTGCATTTATCAAAAATTTCAACAACAAGTATGCTGCAAAATTTGCTACTTTCTCAGCCAAGAACAACGATCTGGGCAGATTGTATATGAAGGGCATCATGGAAATGAATCCAGACAAAGTAAAAATGATGTATCCCGATGCCAATTTCACCATGCGTATTTCTTATGGTAATATCAAGAGCTACCAGCCAAGAGATGCTGTGAAGTATGATTTTGTCTGCACCATGAATGGCGTAATGGCGAAGTACAAGCCAGGCGACTATGAATTTGATCTACCTGCAAAATTCATTGATCTCTGGAAGAACAAAGACTATGGCCAGTATGCTGATCCAGTATACAAAGACGTAGTCGTAAGCTTTATAACCACCAATGATATTACCGGCGGTAACTCTGGTAGCCCTGTTATAGACGCTAACGGTAACCTCTTAGGTTTGGCATTTGATGGCAATTATGAAGCACTGAGCCATAAACTGGCTTTCGACAAAGACCTAAACCGTACCATTTGTGTGGACGTTCGTTATGTGCTCTGGTGTATTGAAAAACTGGGTGGCGCTAAACACATTGTAGACGAACTGAAGCTCGTTAAATAAAGCAACATCCTTCTATTTGTTAAAACCCGATGTGAAAGCATCGGGTTTTTTATTAAAAAGCGCATGTTTTAACGCCTTTGCTAGAATAATTATACATATTCTATAAATCATCTCATTAAAATAATAGTAAATTTGAATTACCCCAATGTTCGCCTGCACACAAACCAATGTGTATGATAAACCTGATAATTGCAGACGACCATCAAAAATTTCGATCCTCGTTAGCCGACTACTTAAGTAGTATTCCGGGTTATAGGGTTATTGCTGAAGCGTCTAATGGTAAACAATTGATTGAAGCTGTTGAAGCGCAAAAAGAGTATGCTCCTTTTGTAATCATGGATGTACATATGCCAGAAATGGATGGTGTAGCCACAACATCTTACTTATCACAAAAGATTGCCAACGCCAAAGTAATCGGCATGTCTGTCTCCAATGATTTTAACCATGTGGTCAGAATGATGCGTGCCGGAGCAAAAGGATTTATCTGGAAAAGCTCGCTGAGCGAATGTATCACAGAAGCCATCCAGACAATTGAATCCAATGAAATCTATACTGACCCCTGCTTTGCTGGAGAAATGGAACAGTATGTAAAAGAAAACGGTGCACCTGCGCAGTGGAAAAAAATAGACATACTAGAACAAGAGCAACAATCCGTAGCGTCAAAAACCGAAACAGGTATTATAGGTCTTTTCAAGAAACTCTTTAAATAAGGCGATCAAGCATCGTCTTTCCATGCCCATAAATGCAGGCATGCATATGTTCGGTAAGGCGACCACTTACGCGCGATTTTCTGCATTGCTAACTTAAGCTGCTTTTTGTCCTCTGTTTGCAATTTATAACACTTGATCATCGCCTGCTGAATACCGAGATCATCTACAGCAAACACATCTTCTCTGCCCAAGCTAAACATCAGTAGCATCTCTACCGTCCACCTACCCACACCCTTGATCTGCGAAAGCAGCGCAATAACAGCTTCATCATCCAGTTTCATCAGTTTACTGTCTGTAATAGTATGCTCCAAACAAAATGCTGCCACGTTTTTTACGTACTGCACTTTTGCATTGCTTAAACCGATGCTACGCAATGTAGCATCTGGCGTTGCTAACACTGCTTCCGCCTTTGGTTCCTTACCATTATACAAAGCCAGAAAACGCTGATAAATTACCGCAGCCACTTTGGTACTTAGCTGCTGACTCATAATACTGGCCATTAGTCGAACAGGAATATTTTTTCTACGCTTCAATGAAAACACTTGCTCACCCAAAACTTTGGCGAGCTTTTTATCTTTTTGCAGATGCAATACATAACTCATTGGGTTAAGGTAAGTAATTTGCACAAGTGGAAAGACAAGTACAAATAACTGCTGATGGCTCATCCACCATTGCCATCCCTGCCATGCAGGTAACCTATCACAGCAAACACGGTGCTGTACAAGAAAGCAATCATGTATTCATTCAGGCAGGATTAGAATGGAAAATAAAACAGAAGCACAAGCATATCCGCATTTTTGAAATGGGTTTTGGCACCGGTTTAAATGCATTGCTAACTGCAGAATATATTCAGACAAAGGATATCAGCATTGATTACTATAGCGCAGAAGCTTATCCACTCAGTATTGCAGAGTACACAAGCTTAAACTATCCTAATCAAGTTATACTACAGCAATTGCATCAAGCACCTTGGAATCAACCAACAGCTATCACAAAGAATTTTACTTTGTGTAAACTACTCACTGGATTAGAAAACTGCAGCATCAATGAGCAGGTAGAACTGATCTACTATGATGCATTTGCACCTAGTGCACAGCCTGAGTTATGGACTGAATCCGTTTTCGCAAAACTCTATCATCTGACTGCACCGGGTGGCATACTCGTTACCTATTGCAGCAAAGGGGATGTACGCCGCGCTATGCAAGCAGCCGGCTGGACAGTAAAAAAAATTCCCGGTCCTCCCGGTAAAAGAGAAATGGTGCGTGCCCATAAAACGACTTGATTGCAGTACATTGGGGAATGAAATCAGCCATACTCTATGCATCGCTGCTGATCTGCACTACAGCTTTTGCACAAAAAGACTCTGACGAAACCACCATCAGAAACCTGCTGAATGCTCAAACCAAAGCCTGGAATCAGGGCGACCTAACCAATTTCATGAAAGGCTATTGGGAAAGCGATAGTCTCATGTTTATTGGTAAGTCGGGACTTACCTATGGCTGGCAACAGACCCTGAATAATTATAAAAAAGGCTATCCCGATACTGCAGCCATGGGCAAGCTCAGCTTTGACATCAAAAAAGTGCAGCGCCTGTCGGCTGATCATTTTTTTGTGGTGGGCAAATGGATGCTCACAAGAAGTATCGGTAACCTGAGTGGACACTATACCCTTATTCTGAAAAAGATAAAAGGACAGTGGTTTATTGTGGCAGACC is drawn from Chitinophagales bacterium and contains these coding sequences:
- a CDS encoding DUF4440 domain-containing protein; this encodes MKSAILYASLLICTTAFAQKDSDETTIRNLLNAQTKAWNQGDLTNFMKGYWESDSLMFIGKSGLTYGWQQTLNNYKKGYPDTAAMGKLSFDIKKVQRLSADHFFVVGKWMLTRSIGNLSGHYTLILKKIKGQWFIVADHSS
- the mnmD gene encoding tRNA (5-methylaminomethyl-2-thiouridine)(34)-methyltransferase MnmD: MERQVQITADGSSTIAIPAMQVTYHSKHGAVQESNHVFIQAGLEWKIKQKHKHIRIFEMGFGTGLNALLTAEYIQTKDISIDYYSAEAYPLSIAEYTSLNYPNQVILQQLHQAPWNQPTAITKNFTLCKLLTGLENCSINEQVELIYYDAFAPSAQPELWTESVFAKLYHLTAPGGILVTYCSKGDVRRAMQAAGWTVKKIPGPPGKREMVRAHKTT
- a CDS encoding S46 family peptidase: MKKLLVSFVFVLTLFRSYADEGMWLPLLLGDQVYKDMLKRGLKLKPEQLYSINKASIKDAIVIFGGGCTGEIVSDQGLLFTNHHCGYGAIAAASTVEANYLRDGFWASDKTKEIASKNLSVSFLNRIEDVTDKVLPALGNANGAERGQKLQAITAELVKAATGGDEFKNAVVASMFKGNQYFLFVYDVYKDVRLVGTPPESIGKFGGDTDNWEWPRHTGDFSVFRVYMSKDGKPANYNADNVPFKPKHFLPVSIKGFKDGDYSMIFGYPGSTNRYETSFGVKLSTDINNPTLVKLRDMRLKYMFEEMKKSEATKLQLASEYASIANYWKFYDGETKQLLKFDTYGEKQKAEAAFISWAKGKPEYENIFADYEKNYQEWRPYAAHRQYMIEGITGCRLIGAAAAWQNLEALLKRKDYKPEEVERMVKAADAGRKNYLANNNLKADQNILAAAVMMFYSDIDKSQHPEGFYDNLFKQFNSIEASPYKAFAADVFSNSMMTDNSKWAAFMAKPNLDALMNDPAYKVVSAFIKNFNNKYAAKFATFSAKNNDLGRLYMKGIMEMNPDKVKMMYPDANFTMRISYGNIKSYQPRDAVKYDFVCTMNGVMAKYKPGDYEFDLPAKFIDLWKNKDYGQYADPVYKDVVVSFITTNDITGGNSGSPVIDANGNLLGLAFDGNYEALSHKLAFDKDLNRTICVDVRYVLWCIEKLGGAKHIVDELKLVK
- a CDS encoding response regulator transcription factor, whose protein sequence is MINLIIADDHQKFRSSLADYLSSIPGYRVIAEASNGKQLIEAVEAQKEYAPFVIMDVHMPEMDGVATTSYLSQKIANAKVIGMSVSNDFNHVVRMMRAGAKGFIWKSSLSECITEAIQTIESNEIYTDPCFAGEMEQYVKENGAPAQWKKIDILEQEQQSVASKTETGIIGLFKKLFK
- a CDS encoding DNA-3-methyladenine glycosylase 2 family protein; this translates as MSYVLHLQKDKKLAKVLGEQVFSLKRRKNIPVRLMASIMSQQLSTKVAAVIYQRFLALYNGKEPKAEAVLATPDATLRSIGLSNAKVQYVKNVAAFCLEHTITDSKLMKLDDEAVIALLSQIKGVGRWTVEMLLMFSLGREDVFAVDDLGIQQAMIKCYKLQTEDKKQLKLAMQKIARKWSPYRTYACLHLWAWKDDA